The following proteins are encoded in a genomic region of Chryseobacterium cucumeris:
- a CDS encoding SusD/RagB family nutrient-binding outer membrane lipoprotein: MKKIIIHLTLAVSVFMLQSCDRTFDEMNTDTSKVKDPSVGSLLAPIQYEMGSYGYNRADDFTFDIMQIALDFPNEGNSYSRYYMDEKSGNGYWNTSYRWLKQVSDLRKYATKEQNNNYLAISMVLNAWIASNLTDAFGDIPLSEALRVEENILKPKYDKQKDVYIQLLNDLKTANSLFNTNQALTETDLFYNANTNSQTGILGWKKFCNSLSLRLLTRILSRNGEVNVYERIQEIINNPAQYPIFQNNTDSAVLPLSGISPYLPPIARPQDFTAYRAAGEFFVNAMKDNNDPRLSMFFTKAKATSGEDLGYKGAPSGYALGTSFNYQPSNLNQNLAKAPLKILIMTYSEVQFILAELVNKGIIAGNQQTYYETGVKSIIEQWGATVPANYFSNPKVAYDGSLEKIMLQKYISLFFVDHQQWYEYRRTKLPALPNNGGLQNGGQMPVRFMYPTATKVMNADNYNAAVQSMGGDNINVKMWWNK, encoded by the coding sequence ATGAAAAAAATAATCATACATCTGACATTGGCAGTTTCTGTTTTCATGCTTCAATCCTGTGACAGAACCTTTGATGAAATGAATACAGATACCAGTAAAGTTAAAGACCCTTCAGTTGGCAGCCTTCTCGCTCCGATACAGTATGAAATGGGAAGTTATGGCTATAACAGGGCAGATGATTTTACATTTGATATCATGCAGATCGCTTTAGACTTTCCCAACGAAGGAAATTCCTACAGCAGATATTATATGGATGAAAAAAGTGGTAACGGATACTGGAATACTTCTTACAGATGGCTTAAGCAGGTAAGCGATCTTAGAAAATATGCAACAAAAGAACAGAATAATAATTATCTGGCGATTTCAATGGTCCTGAACGCATGGATTGCCTCCAATCTTACTGATGCTTTTGGGGATATCCCTTTATCTGAAGCATTAAGAGTTGAAGAAAATATTTTAAAACCAAAATATGATAAGCAGAAAGATGTTTATATCCAGCTGTTAAATGACCTGAAAACAGCCAACTCGTTATTCAATACCAATCAGGCATTAACGGAAACAGATCTGTTTTATAACGCCAATACAAATAGTCAGACCGGAATTTTAGGATGGAAAAAATTCTGTAACTCTCTGTCATTAAGATTACTGACCAGAATTCTAAGCCGGAACGGAGAAGTGAATGTGTATGAAAGAATTCAGGAAATTATCAATAATCCGGCACAATACCCAATTTTCCAGAATAACACAGACAGCGCAGTGCTGCCACTTTCCGGAATATCTCCTTATTTACCGCCGATCGCCCGTCCACAGGATTTTACAGCGTACAGGGCAGCAGGTGAATTCTTTGTTAATGCCATGAAAGATAATAATGATCCAAGACTGAGCATGTTTTTCACTAAGGCTAAAGCAACGTCAGGAGAAGATCTTGGTTATAAAGGAGCTCCATCAGGATATGCGTTGGGAACATCTTTCAACTATCAGCCTTCCAACCTGAACCAGAACCTGGCGAAAGCACCTTTAAAGATTTTAATCATGACCTATTCTGAAGTACAGTTTATTCTGGCAGAATTGGTTAATAAAGGAATTATTGCAGGAAATCAGCAGACCTATTACGAAACCGGGGTGAAATCTATAATCGAACAATGGGGAGCAACAGTTCCTGCCAATTACTTCAGTAATCCTAAAGTGGCGTATGACGGTTCTCTGGAAAAAATTATGCTTCAGAAATACATTTCCCTGTTTTTTGTTGATCATCAGCAATGGTATGAGTACAGACGTACGAAACTTCCGGCACTTCCAAATAACGGCGGACTTCAGAACGGCGGACAGATGCCTGTGAGATTCATGTATCCTACCGCTACAAAAGTAATGAATGCGGATAACTATAATGCAGCCGTACAATCAATGGGAGGAGACAATATCAATGTGAAAATGTGGTGGAATAAATAA
- a CDS encoding TonB-dependent receptor, whose product MKKVKIVLGLLFLGLGTMAYAQTTQASIVGKVTGPGSTAQEKVKVTIVNESTGFRTETETNSKGEYIFKEIPLGGPYTVIVNDDKKEGYNVNFGDQVTVNMDLGNEKTIEEVKITGNLKNKIGNLGAATAISAKNISMLPVNGRNFTNLTELSPLSGKGGNLSGQLGSSTNFTIDGMTAKNPTSAGSTTSRSGAPFSISIEAVREFKITTNQYDVTLGRSGGGTVSAVTKSGTNKFSGSAWEYLRTNWLSSPYDIRGNKRNNDFSTSQFGFSLGGPIIKNKLHFFVAWDHQLDSRPLVIADIKSPDDEKRFNTTTQTLNQFLDIARAKYGVGSSPQFGTFDKVRNSDAGFLRLDWQINEKHLLTLRNNFTYDLNKNGLGDNTNINFFESYGNDKNLDNSLLLTLRSNLRPNLTNELKAQYLYTFQDSYQNNQLGKPVPRAIVEGVSSSAGSTNIQIGGHRFAQESFRNNVFQIVDNLYYNTDKVKYTFGADLMYTTAKSVYGSEVNGRFHFQGMSNFETMTPYRFYREVPLVADPSVRSNIWNIGLYGQFQTKVAKGLDLMAGLRLDYSGYPKAEFNQKLFDEMGIRTDNQIKSFVIQPRFQFDWNINEGNKDFLKFGAGIFSSDINNYMIINNLVFDGKHLATVDVTGKDVPFPDFNSYRDDYNTVPSLSQKQIPTINYTGKDAKIPIVYKANISYTHFFNERFRAGIAGYMALGRNNYYYYDRNMVANPFFTLANEGGRGVFIPTGAITNNANNSVSFDWKQGRINNNFGRVLELVSDGKVNQFSFVIDTSYRYWKDGEITASYTWSDIKDNTSYNGNVANSATLSTMIQSDPRDLRMTYSDNQFRNKVVIYGNSPTIAGFTLGIRYSGIGGTRFSATTGGNINGDFVDSNDLAFIFPNLTQSILDDPQVGQALKDYITEYNGKIAERNGGKNGFYGVWDVRVAKKIKFDKVGAFELSVDIFNVANLLNKEWGVNKSYGNTSLYKVTKFNKDTMQYEYTKNVSGGGLVPLTGNPYQIQIGAKYSF is encoded by the coding sequence ATGAAAAAAGTAAAGATTGTACTGGGATTATTGTTTTTAGGGCTTGGGACAATGGCTTATGCCCAGACCACGCAGGCTTCTATTGTAGGGAAAGTTACCGGACCGGGAAGTACGGCTCAGGAAAAAGTGAAAGTAACGATCGTGAATGAGTCCACAGGATTCAGAACGGAAACGGAAACCAACTCAAAAGGGGAATATATTTTTAAAGAAATTCCTCTTGGCGGGCCTTACACGGTCATTGTGAATGATGATAAAAAAGAAGGTTATAATGTCAACTTCGGAGATCAGGTGACCGTGAATATGGATCTGGGAAACGAAAAGACTATTGAGGAAGTAAAAATTACAGGAAACCTTAAAAACAAGATCGGAAACCTGGGAGCAGCTACCGCAATTTCTGCGAAAAACATCAGCATGCTTCCGGTGAACGGACGAAACTTCACCAATCTTACGGAACTGTCTCCGTTAAGCGGAAAAGGAGGAAACCTTTCCGGTCAGCTTGGATCTTCCACCAACTTTACGATTGATGGGATGACCGCAAAAAATCCTACTTCTGCAGGATCAACAACGAGCCGAAGCGGTGCACCATTCTCCATCTCCATTGAAGCAGTACGTGAATTCAAAATCACTACCAACCAATATGATGTTACATTGGGAAGAAGTGGAGGAGGAACAGTAAGTGCTGTTACCAAATCAGGAACCAATAAGTTTTCCGGAAGTGCCTGGGAATATTTAAGAACAAACTGGCTTTCCAGCCCTTATGATATCAGAGGAAACAAAAGAAATAATGATTTCTCCACTTCTCAGTTCGGATTTTCATTAGGCGGTCCGATCATTAAAAATAAACTGCACTTCTTCGTAGCATGGGATCATCAGTTGGATTCAAGACCTTTAGTGATTGCTGATATCAAATCTCCGGATGATGAGAAGAGATTCAACACAACTACGCAGACGCTTAATCAGTTCCTGGATATTGCAAGAGCTAAATATGGAGTAGGAAGCAGCCCGCAATTCGGAACTTTTGATAAAGTGAGAAACTCTGATGCCGGTTTCTTACGTCTAGACTGGCAGATTAATGAAAAGCATTTATTAACGCTTAGAAATAACTTTACTTACGATCTTAACAAAAACGGATTAGGTGATAATACCAATATCAATTTTTTTGAGTCGTACGGAAATGACAAAAATCTTGATAACAGTTTATTATTGACCTTAAGATCAAATCTGAGACCTAACTTAACCAACGAATTAAAGGCGCAGTATCTTTATACTTTCCAGGACAGTTACCAGAACAATCAATTAGGAAAACCTGTACCAAGAGCTATTGTTGAAGGAGTTTCTTCAAGTGCGGGATCTACGAATATTCAGATCGGCGGACACCGCTTTGCTCAGGAAAGCTTCAGAAATAATGTGTTCCAGATCGTAGATAACCTATACTATAATACAGATAAGGTAAAATATACGTTTGGGGCTGACCTTATGTATACAACAGCAAAATCGGTATACGGAAGTGAGGTGAACGGAAGATTCCATTTCCAGGGAATGAGCAATTTTGAGACCATGACACCTTACCGATTCTATAGAGAAGTTCCTTTGGTGGCCGATCCGTCTGTCAGATCAAATATCTGGAACATTGGTCTCTATGGGCAATTCCAGACCAAAGTAGCTAAAGGACTTGATTTAATGGCTGGTTTGAGATTAGATTACAGTGGTTACCCGAAAGCAGAATTCAACCAGAAACTGTTTGATGAAATGGGAATCAGAACCGATAATCAGATCAAATCATTTGTGATCCAGCCAAGATTCCAGTTTGACTGGAACATCAATGAAGGAAATAAAGACTTCCTGAAGTTCGGTGCCGGAATTTTCTCTTCCGACATCAACAATTATATGATCATCAATAACCTTGTATTTGATGGAAAACATCTGGCTACTGTGGATGTAACGGGTAAAGATGTTCCGTTCCCGGATTTCAACAGCTATAGAGATGATTACAATACGGTTCCGTCCCTTTCTCAGAAGCAGATTCCAACGATCAACTACACCGGTAAGGATGCAAAGATCCCGATCGTTTATAAAGCCAATATTTCTTATACCCACTTCTTCAATGAAAGGTTCAGAGCAGGAATTGCAGGATATATGGCTTTAGGTCGAAACAATTACTATTATTACGACAGAAACATGGTGGCCAATCCTTTCTTTACACTGGCTAACGAAGGCGGAAGAGGAGTATTTATCCCTACAGGAGCTATTACCAATAATGCTAATAACAGTGTAAGTTTCGACTGGAAACAGGGAAGAATCAATAATAATTTCGGAAGAGTACTGGAATTGGTGAGCGATGGTAAAGTAAACCAGTTCTCATTCGTAATCGATACAAGTTACCGTTACTGGAAAGATGGAGAAATCACCGCAAGTTATACATGGTCTGATATTAAAGACAATACTTCTTACAACGGAAATGTAGCCAACTCTGCAACATTGTCTACGATGATTCAGAGTGATCCTAGAGATTTAAGAATGACCTATTCTGACAACCAGTTCAGAAATAAAGTTGTGATCTATGGAAACTCTCCTACCATTGCAGGCTTCACACTGGGAATCAGGTATTCAGGAATTGGAGGAACCCGTTTCTCTGCAACAACAGGAGGAAATATCAACGGAGACTTCGTAGATTCCAACGACCTTGCTTTTATCTTCCCGAATCTTACCCAATCTATTTTGGATGATCCACAGGTAGGGCAGGCTCTGAAAGATTATATCACTGAATACAACGGAAAAATTGCAGAACGTAATGGTGGTAAAAATGGTTTCTATGGAGTCTGGGACGTTCGTGTAGCGAAAAAAATTAAATTCGATAAAGTGGGAGCTTTCGAACTTTCCGTAGATATTTTCAATGTTGCCAACCTTCTGAACAAAGAATGGGGTGTAAACAAATCATATGGAAATACTTCTCTGTATAAAGTGACGAAGTTTAATAAAGACACGATGCAGTACGAATACACCAAAAACGTAAGTGGAGGCGGTTTGGTTCCTCTGACAGGAAATCCTTACCAGATCCAGATCGGTGCGAAATACAGTTTCTAA
- a CDS encoding SusC/RagA family TonB-linked outer membrane protein has protein sequence MRKETQKLLVLSLLGLVSVNLAAQQKAKKDTIKGIDEVVVTALGIKRHDRALGYVAEKVDAKTFEETQNNNWAQSMEGKVAGLKIQTAGAGPLGTSRITLRGEKSIMMDHNYALIVVDGVPLGNSTTGSGTAAYGAGSGGDVPIDLGNGLNSINPDDIESVTVLKGASAAALYGSRAANGALMITTKSGKTKNGKLRVTFNSSSSFDSVLKWPDWQYEYGQGTLATNTAGNFYYSYGLSPDGPSTGGTSSAFGPKFAGQYYFQYDPNVMGQSKERQLWRPYENNIKGFWRTGSTYSNSISVESSNEKTSFRSSLTYLNNEWMMPNTGFDRFNFALSFAHQLTQKLKISTKFAYNTTTSDNLPATGYNNQSISYFMIFQNPNVDLEWYKPIWKPGQEQVDQIHPFSSYIDNPYMIAYEMLNGVRKKTITGNITADYQFNKNFSLMLRSGIEILNEKRTTKRPWSSANYLKGFYREQFIKNQEYNNDLLFSYKADWNKFSISASAGGSIRYNEYLLNDYQAIGLKTAGEYSLTNALSIPVKYPAPRDKHVDSVYGLLTLGYDNKVFVDVTGRNDWSSTLPKQNRSFFYPSVSTSFILSDIFNLKSNNLNLWKLRASWAKVGIDSDPYLLDNYYTASNITGSVVAPTTFNNPTLKPEKNTNIEAGMDFSLFKNRLNLNLTAYQNFSENQIIPVSLPTEAGYSKRIINAGKIRNRGLELSADILAVKGKDFSWKVGGNWSTNENRVMTLPEGFDGIVSNVGDVVFYKMEVGGSLGDMYGFKLLRNPEGKVIYGDNGLPARPADIEKVGNAFPKWRAGLQNDFKIKNFTISFSFDGQYGGIAYSQSHHKMSEQGKLKSTLPGRDNPGGMIVGDGVVQNPDGSFSPNTKGVLVSSYYGDYYRRANVETNSFSTDFIKLRDARIAYSFPKETIKSIGLDDLTIAIFGKNLWMWTKFPMFDPEVATLDNATITPGVEMGQLPTARTVGFQLNLKF, from the coding sequence ATGCGTAAAGAGACACAAAAACTGTTGGTTTTGTCGCTGTTAGGATTAGTCAGCGTTAATCTGGCAGCTCAGCAGAAAGCTAAAAAGGACACCATTAAAGGAATTGATGAAGTAGTTGTAACTGCTTTGGGAATCAAGAGGCACGACAGAGCTTTAGGGTATGTTGCCGAAAAAGTAGATGCCAAAACATTTGAAGAAACCCAGAACAACAACTGGGCGCAATCCATGGAAGGGAAGGTGGCAGGCCTTAAAATCCAGACCGCCGGAGCAGGACCGTTGGGAACTTCCAGAATTACTTTGAGAGGGGAAAAATCCATTATGATGGATCACAACTATGCTCTTATTGTAGTGGATGGAGTGCCATTAGGGAATTCTACCACAGGTTCCGGTACAGCAGCCTATGGAGCAGGTTCCGGCGGCGATGTTCCCATCGATCTTGGAAATGGATTGAACAGCATCAATCCGGATGATATTGAATCCGTAACGGTATTGAAAGGAGCTTCTGCAGCCGCATTATACGGATCACGCGCTGCCAATGGAGCCTTAATGATCACTACAAAATCCGGCAAAACTAAAAACGGAAAACTGAGAGTCACTTTTAACTCTTCCTCAAGCTTTGATTCCGTATTGAAATGGCCGGACTGGCAATACGAATACGGGCAGGGAACACTGGCCACCAATACAGCAGGAAACTTTTACTATTCTTATGGCCTTTCTCCTGATGGACCAAGTACCGGAGGAACCAGTAGTGCTTTTGGTCCTAAATTCGCCGGACAATATTATTTCCAATACGATCCTAACGTAATGGGGCAGAGCAAGGAAAGACAATTGTGGAGACCTTATGAAAATAATATTAAAGGTTTCTGGAGAACAGGTTCTACTTACTCGAACAGTATCTCGGTAGAAAGCTCCAACGAGAAAACCAGCTTCAGATCTTCACTTACTTACCTTAATAACGAGTGGATGATGCCGAATACAGGTTTTGACAGGTTCAATTTTGCCTTATCTTTTGCCCATCAGCTTACCCAAAAATTAAAAATATCAACAAAATTTGCTTATAACACTACTACCAGTGACAACCTTCCTGCGACGGGATACAACAATCAGTCGATTTCCTATTTCATGATCTTCCAGAATCCCAATGTGGATCTGGAGTGGTATAAGCCGATCTGGAAGCCAGGGCAGGAACAGGTTGATCAGATCCATCCGTTCAGTTCTTATATAGACAACCCTTACATGATTGCTTACGAAATGCTGAATGGAGTCAGAAAGAAGACCATTACAGGGAATATCACGGCAGATTATCAGTTTAATAAAAATTTCAGCTTAATGTTGAGGTCAGGAATTGAAATCCTGAATGAAAAAAGAACGACCAAAAGGCCATGGAGTTCTGCCAATTACCTGAAAGGTTTCTATAGAGAGCAGTTTATCAAAAACCAGGAATATAATAACGATCTTTTATTTTCTTATAAAGCAGACTGGAATAAATTCAGTATTTCAGCGTCAGCAGGGGGAAGCATCCGTTATAATGAATACCTGCTTAATGATTATCAGGCCATCGGACTGAAAACAGCAGGAGAATACAGCCTTACCAACGCACTTTCTATTCCGGTTAAATATCCGGCACCCAGAGATAAACATGTAGACAGTGTTTACGGTTTACTTACCCTGGGATATGACAATAAAGTATTTGTGGACGTTACCGGAAGAAACGACTGGAGCTCTACGCTTCCGAAGCAAAACAGATCATTCTTTTATCCTTCGGTGAGTACCAGTTTCATTTTATCAGATATTTTTAATCTGAAAAGCAATAATCTGAACTTGTGGAAACTGAGAGCTTCATGGGCAAAAGTAGGGATTGACAGTGATCCTTATCTTTTGGACAATTATTATACAGCAAGCAACATTACAGGAAGTGTAGTAGCACCTACCACTTTTAATAATCCTACCCTTAAACCTGAGAAAAATACCAATATAGAAGCCGGTATGGATTTCAGCCTTTTCAAAAACAGATTGAACCTGAATCTTACTGCCTACCAGAATTTCAGTGAAAACCAGATCATCCCTGTATCGTTACCCACCGAAGCTGGATATTCCAAAAGGATCATTAATGCGGGAAAAATCCGAAACAGAGGTTTGGAACTTTCTGCCGATATCTTAGCTGTAAAAGGCAAAGATTTCTCATGGAAAGTAGGTGGAAACTGGTCTACCAACGAAAACAGGGTAATGACCCTTCCTGAAGGCTTTGATGGCATTGTTTCCAACGTAGGAGATGTAGTATTCTATAAAATGGAAGTAGGAGGTTCGCTGGGAGATATGTATGGATTTAAATTATTAAGAAACCCGGAAGGAAAAGTAATTTACGGAGACAACGGGCTTCCTGCGAGACCCGCAGATATTGAAAAAGTTGGAAATGCATTCCCTAAATGGAGGGCCGGTCTTCAGAATGATTTCAAAATCAAAAACTTTACGATCAGTTTCTCATTTGACGGTCAGTATGGTGGTATTGCATATTCTCAGTCACATCATAAAATGTCTGAACAGGGTAAGCTGAAATCGACACTTCCGGGAAGAGACAACCCTGGCGGAATGATTGTAGGAGACGGAGTAGTTCAGAACCCTGATGGCTCCTTCAGTCCCAACACAAAAGGAGTACTGGTATCTTCTTATTACGGAGATTATTACAGGAGAGCCAATGTGGAGACCAACAGCTTCAGTACAGATTTTATTAAACTCAGAGATGCAAGAATTGCTTATTCCTTCCCGAAAGAAACCATAAAATCTATAGGTCTGGATGATCTTACCATTGCCATTTTCGGAAAGAACTTATGGATGTGGACCAAGTTCCCGATGTTTGACCCTGAAGTGGCTACACTGGACAATGCAACCATCACTCCGGGAGTGGAAATGGGACAGCTTCCGACAGCAAGAACAGTTGGTTTTCAGTTAAATCTTAAATTCTAA
- a CDS encoding glycerophosphodiester phosphodiesterase family protein — protein MKNFILGLAVLSTVMMKAQTQIIAHRGYFQAQPPTTENSIQSLENAQKLKIYGSEFDVRMTKDGVLVINHDEHHGKMEISETPFKELEALKLSNGEKFPTLKDYLKQGKKDKSLKLIVEIKPAKTPEIENEITEKTIKMIKDMKLESQSEFISFSLNICKEIKKLAPSFKVQYLNGELSPEQIKKEGLDGMDYHYSIFQKNPTWIADAKALGLITNSWTVNDVAVYEELKKQGIGFVTTNIPDQLKNK, from the coding sequence ATGAAAAATTTTATCTTAGGGTTAGCAGTTTTAAGTACAGTTATGATGAAAGCACAAACCCAGATTATTGCCCATAGAGGATATTTCCAGGCTCAGCCTCCAACAACAGAGAATTCAATTCAATCATTGGAAAATGCCCAGAAATTAAAAATATATGGGTCTGAATTTGATGTAAGAATGACAAAAGATGGTGTATTGGTGATCAATCATGATGAACACCATGGTAAAATGGAAATTTCAGAAACTCCTTTCAAAGAACTGGAAGCCTTGAAATTATCCAACGGAGAAAAATTCCCGACCTTAAAAGATTATTTAAAACAGGGAAAAAAAGACAAATCTCTGAAGCTGATCGTTGAGATCAAGCCAGCGAAAACTCCGGAAATAGAAAATGAAATCACGGAGAAAACGATCAAAATGATTAAAGATATGAAGCTGGAATCTCAAAGTGAGTTTATTTCTTTCAGCCTTAATATCTGCAAAGAGATCAAAAAACTGGCTCCGTCTTTTAAAGTACAATATCTGAACGGTGAACTGTCTCCTGAGCAGATCAAAAAAGAAGGATTGGACGGTATGGATTACCACTACAGCATCTTCCAGAAAAACCCAACATGGATTGCTGATGCAAAAGCATTAGGGTTAATTACCAATTCATGGACCGTAAATGACGTTGCTGTTTATGAAGAATTGAAAAAACAAGGAATCGGGTTCGTAACAACCAATATTCCTGATCAGTTGAAGAATAAATAG